One Aliidiomarina minuta genomic region harbors:
- the ppsR gene encoding pyruvate, water dikinase regulatory protein, whose product MRTAFYVSDGTALTSEAFGHAMLSLFPLKFKHRTLPFIDNQDKAQRCRHIINQAYQEDGIKPLIFHTFVNTEIKNIVTSSEGISYDFLDHFVEPMEAELGTAAQPKTNRTHGIHQDYNFRIDAVNYTLANDDGISTKDYHEADIILIGASRTGKTPTCLYLALQYGIKAANYPITEDDMANLDLTYDLKMHRHKLFGLTIDVERLQSIRQERRANSTYASLEQCQKEISKIENLYRQEAIPFLNSTHASVEELAAKIMDEACLERHRY is encoded by the coding sequence ATGCGCACTGCCTTTTATGTTTCAGACGGCACGGCTTTAACATCAGAAGCCTTTGGTCACGCCATGCTGTCGCTGTTTCCGCTTAAATTTAAGCACCGTACCTTGCCCTTTATCGATAATCAGGACAAAGCACAGCGCTGCCGTCATATTATCAATCAGGCTTATCAGGAAGATGGTATTAAACCTCTTATCTTTCATACCTTTGTGAATACAGAGATTAAAAACATAGTAACCAGCAGTGAGGGTATCAGTTACGACTTTCTGGATCATTTTGTGGAGCCCATGGAAGCCGAGCTGGGCACAGCAGCGCAGCCTAAAACCAACCGTACCCACGGCATTCACCAGGATTATAATTTCCGTATTGATGCGGTGAATTATACCTTAGCCAACGACGACGGTATCAGTACCAAGGATTATCACGAAGCCGACATTATCCTGATAGGCGCTTCCAGGACGGGCAAAACGCCTACCTGTCTGTATCTGGCGCTACAATACGGTATTAAGGCCGCTAACTACCCTATTACTGAAGATGATATGGCAAATCTGGACCTTACTTACGATTTAAAAATGCATCGCCATAAACTCTTTGGTTTAACCATAGATGTTGAGCGTTTGCAGTCGATACGTCAGGAGCGGCGCGCCAACAGTACCTATGCGTCACTGGAACAGTGTCAGAAAGAGATTAGCAAAATTGAAAACCTGTATCGCCAGGAAGCCATACCTTTTTTGAATTCAACCCATGCGTCGGTAGAAGAGCTGGCAGCAAAAATTATGGATGAAGCCTGCTTAGAGCGGCATCGTTATTGA